Proteins encoded together in one Salvelinus fontinalis isolate EN_2023a chromosome 6, ASM2944872v1, whole genome shotgun sequence window:
- the LOC129856791 gene encoding H-2 class II histocompatibility antigen, E-S beta chain-like — MRCRFSSEDPRDIEFLLQVYGNKKLLGKYNSTTEKCTVYTQWMKNFTETACKGTAFLAARREEMKKYCSSNVPVVYEYLLDKAVEPYIRLRSVEPFSTRHLAMLVCSAYDFYPKPIRVTWLRDGQEVTSNVTSTEELVNGDWTYQIHSHLEYTPTPGERITCMVEHFSLTEPKLYDWDPSMPGPERNKMVIGACGLLLGVVFIAAGLIYYRKKSTEGRVLVPTMALPESYGTI; from the exons ATGAGGTGTCGGTTCAGCTCTGAGGATCCCCGTGATATTGAGTTTCTGCTGCAGGTCTACGGCAACAAGAAGTTACTGGGAAAATACAACAGCACAacagagaaatgtacagtctacaCACAATGGATGAAGAACTTCACTGAAACGGCCTGCAAAGGCACTGCTTTTCTGGCCGCGAGGAGAGAAGAAATGAAGAAATACTGTAGCAGCAACGTTCCTGTGGTGTATGAGTACTTACTAGATAAGGCAG TTGAGCCCTACATCAGGCTGAGGTCAGTGGAGCCGTTCAGTACCAGACACCTGGCCATGCTCGTGTGCAGCGCCTACGACTTCTACCCCAAACCCATCAGAGTGACGTGGCTGAGGGACGGACAGGAAGTGACCTCAAATGTGACTTCCACAGAGGAGCTGGTCAATGGGGATTGGACCTACCAGATCCACTCGCACCTGGAGTACACacccacacctggagagagaatcACCTGTATGGTGGAGCACTTCAGCCTCACTGAGCCCAAACTGTATGactggg ACCCCTCCATGCCTGGTCCTGAGAGGAATAAGATGGTGATCGGGGCCTGTGGGCTGCTGCTGGGGGTGGTCTTTATAGCAGCTGGACTGATCTACTACAGGAAGAAATCTACTG AAGGACGAGTGTTGGTGCCGACCATGGCGCTGCCAGAAAGTTATGGCACCATCTAG
- the LOC129857010 gene encoding H-2 class II histocompatibility antigen, A-Q alpha chain-like produces MKLCVAIVVLTAVVCTSAEIPHETVYVLGCLEKTKVEAEAELRVDGEEVVYADFQSGQEVWTLPEFLGPFPSSTVRNFYKNAVKGRRLCRDALALWILEEKGPPEVKDAPESTIYPRDEEELGVENTLICFANHFYPPPVKVNWTKNGLEVTEGASLSRYYPNEDGTFHQLSSLSFTPQEGDVYACTVEHTALEDPKTRFWEYKVREVSGSSAGPAVFCGVGLTLGLLGVATGTFLYVKGQQFN; encoded by the exons ATGAAACTCTGTGTGGCTATTGTCGTTCTCACTGCGGTCGTCTGCACTTCGGCAGAAA TTCCTCATGAGACCGTCTATGTGCTGGGCTGTCTTGAGAAGACAAAGGTGGAGGCGGAGGCAGAGCTTCGGGTGGATGGGGAGGAAGTGGTATATGCTGACTTCCAGAGTGGACAGGAAGTTTGGACATTGCCTGAGTTCCTGGGGCCATTCCCAAGCTCTACTGTCCGTAACTTCTACAAGAATGCCGTTAAAGGCAGACGATTGTGTCGGGATGCCTTGGCTCTTTGGATATTAGAAGAAAAGGGTCCACCTGAGGTAAAAG atgcgCCTGAGAGCACCATCTACCCCAGGGATGAGGAGGAGCTGGGGGTGGAGAACACCCTTATCTGCTTTGCTAATCATTTCTACCCCCCGCCTGTCAAAGTCAACTGGACCAAGAATGGCCTGGAGGTGACTGAGGGAGCGTCTCTCAGTCGGTACTATCCTAATGAAGATGGAACGTTCCACCAGCTCTCCAGCCTGAGTTTCACTCCACAGGAGGGGGATGTCTATGCCTGCACTGTGGAGCACACAGCCTTGGAGGACCCCAAAACCAGGTTCTGGG AGTATAAGGTACGTGAGGTGAGTGGGTCCAGTGCTGGTCCTGCTGTATTCTGTGGAGTGGGCCTGACTCTGGGACTGTTGGGAGTGGCTACCGGAACATTCCTGTACGTCAAAGGACAACAGTTCAACTGA
- the ino80c gene encoding INO80 complex subunit C has protein sequence MASPNHSPGVEGAVRVTASPAGKTQTLVLASILAGHRGKKRPANTATSPAVLASGNNSKKKKFQPIANPTQAQVTAVEAVSEGKAVGVSDAVGPATTEPAAKPLPFKDLIFVHSGIGGAAAGKKNRTWKNLKQILAVERTLPWKINDPNYYSIDAPPSLKPAKKYSDISGLPANYTDPQTKLRFTSSEEFSFLRLLPTDAVTGYLALRKATCIVP, from the exons ATGGCTTCTCCGAACCATAGCCCGGGTGTAGAAGGGGCCGTCAGGGTAACGGCTTCACCAGCTGGTAAAACACAGACGTTGGTGTTGGCTTCTATCCTGGCCGGGCATCGCGGTAAGAAGAGACCTGCTAACACCGCCACTTCTCCTGCTGTACTGGCCAGTGGGAACAACAGCAAGAAGAAGAAATTTCAGCCCATCGCAAACCCGACACAAGCACAG GTGACTGCAGTGGAGGCGGTGTCTGAGGGGAAGGCAGTGGGCGTGTCTGACGCTGTAGGTCCGGCCACAACGGAACCAGCAGCCAAACCCCTGCCCTTCAAAGACCTGATATTTGTG CATTCAGGGATAGGGGGAGCTGCAGCAGGAAAGAAGAACCGGACCTGGAAAAACCTGAAACAGATTCTGGCAGTGGAACGGACTCTACCCTGGAAGATCAATGACCCCAATT ACTACAGCATTGATGCCCCTCCCTCCCTGAAGCCAGCCAAGAAATACTCAGACATCTCTGGACTCCCT GCGAACTACACTGACCCCCAGACCAAGCTGAGGTTCACGTCATCTGAGGAGTTCTCCTTCCTGCGCCTGCTCCCCACTGACGCCGTCACCGGTTACCTGGCGCTCCGCAAGGCCACCTGCATTGTGCCCTGA